GAGGCTCATGAATTTCACCATGATAAATCCAAACTTTTACACCTATTATTCCGTAAGTCGTTCGGGCGATTTCTCTGGAGAAATCAATATCCGCTCTAAGTGTATGAAGAGGAACTCTGCCTTCGTGATAAGTGTTCCTCCGTGACATTTCAGCGCCACCGAGTCTTCCTGCGCAGGATACTTTTATACCTAAAGCACCGTCGGTCATGGCATCTCTGATAGCCATCCTCATAGCTCTTCTGACAGATACTCTTCCCTCAAGCTGACGAGCGATCTTATCAGCAACAAGAGTTGCGTCGCATCTGTCTTTCCTGATCTCCTGAACTTTCGTCCTTACGGTTTTGTTACCTACAAGCACTTTCAGCTCGTTGGTAATTCTGTCAATATTGCTGCCTTTACTGCCGATTACCTGACCCGGTCTTGCGGTCCAGATAACGACTTCTACTTCCTGTGGCTTCCGGAATATCTCTATTCTCGATACTCTGGCTTTCTCAAGTCTTGAGCCAAGGTATCTTCGAATATCGGTATCCTCTTTCAGGTACTCCGCATACTTCTTCCCCCTGGCGAACCAGGTAGAGTCCCAGCCGCGACTGATACCGAGACGAAGGCCGACAGGATTGGTTTTCTGACCCATACTACTCCTCTCGTCCCTGTCCGGCTGTCTCATCATTGTTGACAACCGTGACTGTTATATGACTTGTCCTGTGACGGATCTTCGTTGCTCTTCCCCTGGCACGGGGTCTCCATCGCATGATTGTGGGACCTTCGTTCACAATCACGTTAGTTACAACAAGTTCATCCACATCAAGTCTCTCTCCTTCTGACTTATGAATGGCGTTAGCCACAGCGGAGTCCAGTATCTTCTCTATGATTCTGGAAGAGTTCCTCGGAACGGTCATCAGGACTGACAGAGCCTGGTTAACCGTTTTGCCACGGATGAGATCCGCAATATACCTTGCTTTCCGTGGTGGAACCTTGACGAATCTTGCTTTTGCAATTGCTTCCATATTCGTCTCCACCTATCCTTTGGGCTTCGCCTGTTTTACTGATTTGGATTCGCGGTGCCCGCGGAATGTCCGCGTAGGAGCGAACTCGCCAAGTTTATGACCGACCATGTTTTCTACAACGTAGACCGGTATAAACTTCCGACCATTATGAACAGCAAATGTATGTCCCACGAATTCAGGAGGAATGGTTGATCTGCGGGACCAGGTTCTGATTATCTTCTTCTCCCC
Above is a window of Candidatus Aegiribacteria sp. DNA encoding:
- the rplV gene encoding 50S ribosomal protein L22, which codes for MEAIAKARFVKVPPRKARYIADLIRGKTVNQALSVLMTVPRNSSRIIEKILDSAVANAIHKSEGERLDVDELVVTNVIVNEGPTIMRWRPRARGRATKIRHRTSHITVTVVNNDETAGQGREE
- the rpsS gene encoding 30S ribosomal protein S19 encodes the protein MARSLKKGPYIQERLAEKVSKMEASGEKKIIRTWSRRSTIPPEFVGHTFAVHNGRKFIPVYVVENMVGHKLGEFAPTRTFRGHRESKSVKQAKPKG
- the rpsC gene encoding 30S ribosomal protein S3, coding for MGQKTNPVGLRLGISRGWDSTWFARGKKYAEYLKEDTDIRRYLGSRLEKARVSRIEIFRKPQEVEVVIWTARPGQVIGSKGSNIDRITNELKVLVGNKTVRTKVQEIRKDRCDATLVADKIARQLEGRVSVRRAMRMAIRDAMTDGALGIKVSCAGRLGGAEMSRRNTYHEGRVPLHTLRADIDFSREIARTTYGIIGVKVWIYHGEIHEPPISGSAIGR